The DNA sequence TACACGCAGGGAGAGAGTATTGAGcgggaaaaaaaaaaaaaaaaaaaattcgtTGAACCTTTGAGTGCTCGCTGTTTTGAcagtgaaaaatttatatatatatattcgatctttttcttttccctCCTTTccctttcttctttctttttttatagAACACCAAAGAATTATCTTAAAGCCAAAGTTTTAAAGAAACAATCTAAACGATGGTTCTTCCAAGATTATTTAATGCCACTTCACGTGCTGCATTCAGAGCAGTCAAACGTGATGTTTTATTCAACTCTAGAACTTTAGctactgctgctgctgcccATGGTAAAGTCAGGTATgtaaaaatttgaaatgaGACTAATTGGAAATTCtataattcaattggaGGTCTATGAATGACAGAAACATaaaggcaaaaaaaaaaacaaggaAAAGTACTACATGATTTATCATCCTCCCCTTTTTCTTAATGAAATGTTCACATGGTTTGTGGAGCAATTGCTGGAGTTCAAATAATCGACAGAGGTGGCGATTACacaattgatcaattaatgaatacTCAATAACACAGGCCCAGCTTTCTACAGaacaccagaagtttgaCAATCCAACATCATCAATGTCCAATCAGATTATTAAGAAAATtctcgttttttttttttccaacatggttttttttttctgtgCGAGTGACTTCCAACCAATAGAATTTCATGATTCACCACATTATAAAATATACTAACATTCTTATTTAGAGCCGTTATTGGTGCCGTTGTTGATGTCCAATTTGACGAAGGTAACTTGCCAGCTATTTTGAATGCTTTGACTTTGAAGAACGGTGACCAAGATTTAGTTTTGGAAGTTGCTCAACATTTGGGTGAAAACACCGTCAGAGCTATTGCTATGGATGGTACTGAAGGTTTAGTCAGAGGTACTGAAGTCAACGATACCGGTGCCCCAATCTCCGTTCCAGTCGGTAGAGGTACCTTAGGTAGAATCATCAATGTTGTTGGTGAACCAATTGATGACAGAGGTCCAATTGAATGTaaggaaaagaaaccaaTTCATGCAGAACCACCATCCTTCGTTGAGCAATCCACTGCTGCCGAAATTTTGGAAACCGGTATCAAGGTTGTCGACTTATTGGCCCCATACGCCAGAGGTGGTAAGATTGGTTTGTTCGGTGGTGCTGGTGTCGGTAAGACCGTCTTTATCCAAGAATTGATTAACAACATTGCTAAAGCCCATGGTGGTTTCTCCGTCTTTACCGGTGTCGGTGAAAGAACCAGAGAAGGTAACGATTTGTACCGTGAAATGAAAGAAACCGGTGTCATCAACTTAGAAGGTGACTCCAAGGTCGCTTTGGTCTTTGGACAAATGAACGAACCACCAGGTGCTAGAGCTAGAGTTGCTTTGACTGGTTTGACTATTGCTGAATACTTCAGAGATGAAGAAGGTCAAGATGTCTTGTTGTTCATCGATAACATTTTCAGATTCACCCAAGCTGGTTCCGAAGTGTCTGCTTTGTTAGGTCGTATTCCATCTGCCGTCGGTTATCAACCAACCTTAGCTACTGATATGGGTCTTTTGCAAGAACgtattaccaccaccaagaAAGGTTCCGTCACCTCTGTCCAAGCTGTCTATGTCCCAGCTGATGATTTGACCGATCCTGCTCCAGCCACCACATTCGCCCATTTGGATGCCACTACTGTCTTGTCTAGAGGTATTTCTGAATTGGGTATTTACCCAGCTGTCGATCCATTGGATTCCAAATCCAGATTATTGGACGCTGCCGTTGTTGGTCAAGAACATTATGATGTCGCTACTGGTGTTCAACAAACTTTGCAAGCTTACAAATCCTTACAAGATATCATTGCTATTTTGGGTATGGATGAATTGTCTGAAGCTGATAAATTGACTGTCGAAAGAGCCCGTAAGATTCAAAGATTCTTGTCTCAACCATTCGCCGTTGCTGAAGTTTTCACTGGTATTCCAGGTAGATTAGTCAGATTGCAAGACACTGTCAAATCATTCAAGGATGTTTTGGAAGGTAAATACGATCACTTGCCAGAAAACGCTTTCTATATGGTTGGTGGTATCGAAGATGTCGTTGCTAAAGCTGACAAATTGGCTGCTGAATCCAACTAAACAATCGCATTGAAGTAACTattctatatatatatattaaagtAAAGTTTATTTGTGTctttatataaaaaaaaaatcaacaaagtagatatatttataattgaagAGAAAATGACAGGAAGTGCTTGTCATTTtgcaaaagaagaagacacCTAGCCCTCACGAGAAAGAACGGCAAATGTAGAAACACcacgaaaaaaaaaaaaaaaaaaaaaaaattataacaaacaaatttgcattatttttttcaacatcttATCATTTTCGTTCAATAACTATGATTTCTTTAGCAGAAGTATGTTtgcaaaataaataaaatgaatttgaaatctaATGGCTAACAATATACTAACTATGATGACAAGTCATTTGCCTTTCTTGACTCaccatcaattaattggaaaacaattattattggttttaCCGTTGGTCAATATGTTTTCGAGACTTACTTAGATCTTAGACAATATAGAGTTTTGCAACTGAAAACAGCACCAAAGTCGATCGAAAAAGAAGTTTCACAAGAAACATTTGACAAATCCCAAGAGTATTCCCGTGCCAAAGCAcagttttcatttttttctagCACGTTCAGCTTGTTGCAGAATTTGGctattttgaaatatgACTTGTTACCTAAAACCTGGACATTGGCTGGTACTATCATGAAAGGCTGTGCTGCGATTTTACCCAAGGCTATGAGCGGTGTTATTACTCaatcacttttttttgttttcaccACCCAAATCTTGACAACATTGATTGGATTACCATTAAGCTACTATAAGAATTTTGTGTTAGAGGAGAGATTTGGATTCAACAAGCAAACAATTGGTTTGTGGGTTAGTGATATGTTAAAAGGTATTGGTATCTCTATAGTTTTGGGATCGCCAGTTATTGCTGGgtttttgaaaatcatTGAATACTTTGACGATAAGTTTATTTTCTACCTCATGGGGTTTATTTTAGTAGTCAACTTAATTGCAATGACTATAGTTCCAACATTGATTATGCCGTTATTCAACAAGTTTACTCCTTTGGAAGATGGTGAATTGAAAACtgccattgaaaaattagcGTCAGAACAAAAATTCCCATTGACAAAATTGTTTGTCATTGACGGATCAAAAAGATCGTCCCATTCAAATGCTTATTTCACAGGATTGCCATGGAGCAaacaaattgttttgtttgacACTTTAATTGAACACAATTCAACTGAAGAAACTGTTGCGGTATTAGCTCATGAAATTGGACATtggaaattgaatcatttgcCAAAGATGATAACTATGATGCAGGGCCATTTGTTCCTAATTTTTTCCTTGTATTCGGCTTTCATTCACAACAAGTCATTATACACAAGTTTTGGATTTATCAAGCAACAGCCAATTTTGATCGGATTTATGTTATTCAATGATATTTTCCAACCAGTAGAATGTCTCTTGACATTTGTCCAGAACTTGATTTCAAGAAAGCATGAATACGAGGCAGACAAATATGCTAGCGATTGTGGGTATTCTGAGGAATTGAGCAGATCATTGATCAAGTTATCTAATGAGAACTTATCAAGTATGAATGCTGATTGGTTGTTTTCCTCTTACCATTATTCTCATCCTATCTTACCAGAAAGATTAAGTGCATTGGGATACGTTTCAAAGGTAAAGGTCAAGAAGGATGAATaagaatttcaattgatgcTTTTTCCATGTTGTATATTAGTGCTGAAGTGGCATAAATCTATTCCAAACCATGCTAGTTTTTCCAACACAACAAGTATATGTTTTTTATCTAGCCGTTGGCGCTGTagtaataaatataaatactcacaaaaaaatctttataaaaacaaataaactATATAACTACGGGTGTAACAAATCTTACCAATCAACAGTCTCCTTACCACATTCGAGCGACTTGCAAATACcttctaattcttcaacttcCCCGTTCTTAGGGTTAGTTCCTACTGACGCTGGATCAATGGACTGGTCGGCAGCTTGCTCCAAAGCAAAATGCTCTTTGACCATATCACGAACAACACCCTGGTAATACAACACGCCTCTCTCCTTTTCTGGGTGTAAATATCCAGTACTATAAATTCTTTCATTCAAGTTTTTTTGAGTCAATTCACATAGGTCAAAATCCTCCAATTCAACTTGCTGTAAAAAGTCAACAAATTCCTTTTTCTCGTCTTCTTCTAAACCCTTTTTGGTATAAATATCGTATTGCAAGATAGTGCGCTTTGCAGTGATAGGCAACACTCTAATGGAGTACCAAGCTGGAGAGTAGCAATTGATTCCGTTGCTAggaaataaataaacccACAATCCATCAAATTCACCACCAGGGTTGGATTTTGTCTCTTTAACCTCCTTTGTTTCCTTTTTGAATCCAAACCACGAAGAGGAATCTTGCTTTTCTACTTTTTTCTCTTGACGTACAATTTTGGCAAAGTGACGGCAGTATCTGTTCTTTGGAACAACCTTATAGGTTTCCATCTTGAACGCAGTATTGAGACCTGGGTGGGTAGTTGGACAATGCCTATTAAAAATGCATGTTAGTAATagaaaagcaaaaaagTATCAGTAACATGTACGATAATCGTATCGTGTAAGGCAAAGTATATGCCATCACAATGACTCCCATATCATACAGTTAGTGATGTTGCTAGTTTCAAACAAgaagttttcaaaaaaaaaaaaaaaaggtaaCATACAAGCCTGTTAAAATTGTTAGtatttgaacaaaaaatCTAATAAAAGTTGACAAAGTTAAATGTAACATACACTCTTGGTAACCATCCATCAATGTTTTCCAATTAAACTTTCCATCTAACTCGTAGGACATGTGGTACTCATAATCagagaaatcaaattcGTTCATTTCACTGGTTAATCCCAGGAACCAATCATCAAATGGAATTGGGTCGGAGCTGAAGTTAACAAAAACTAACCCCTGAGGAGTTACATGGGTGTTTATTGGAAACAACGAGTTTTCCTCTTTAACAAATCCTTcaacattatcaaaatgAGGTGCCCTTCTTAAGATGCCATCGGAGTTATAGCTCCATCCGTGGTATTTGCAACCCAAAACAGTACTAGAACCTTGATCTTTTCTAACAATAGGATAAGCTCTGTGGCGACAAACATTATGGAATGCTTTCAATTGACCATCAATTTTGGacttgatgatgaaaaa is a window from the Candida dubliniensis CD36 chromosome 4, complete sequence genome containing:
- a CDS encoding ATP synthase subunit beta, mitochondrial precursor, putative (Similar to S. cerevisiae ATP2;~spliced gene), with protein sequence MVLPRLFNATSRAAFRAVKRDVLFNSRTLATAAAAHGKVRAVIGAVVDVQFDEGNLPAILNALTLKNGDQDLVLEVAQHLGENTVRAIAMDGTEGLVRGTEVNDTGAPISVPVGRGTLGRIINVVGEPIDDRGPIECKEKKPIHAEPPSFVEQSTAAEILETGIKVVDLLAPYARGGKIGLFGGAGVGKTVFIQELINNIAKAHGGFSVFTGVGERTREGNDLYREMKETGVINLEGDSKVALVFGQMNEPPGARARVALTGLTIAEYFRDEEGQDVLLFIDNIFRFTQAGSEVSALLGRIPSAVGYQPTLATDMGLLQERITTTKKGSVTSVQAVYVPADDLTDPAPATTFAHLDATTVLSRGISELGIYPAVDPLDSKSRLLDAAVVGQEHYDVATGVQQTLQAYKSLQDIIAILGMDELSEADKLTVERARKIQRFLSQPFAVAEVFTGIPGRLVRLQDTVKSFKDVLEGKYDHLPENAFYMVGGIEDVVAKADKLAAESN
- a CDS encoding Rieske [2Fe-2S] domain protein, putative (spliced gene), with product MAPPTLTQSVPAAPPLDTPKMLVGEHTLPASWWTSESIFELEKRAIFHKSWMFCTHSSRFAKAGDYYAFNLTGINFFIIKSKIDGQLKAFHNVCRHRAYPIVRKDQGSSTVLGCKYHGWSYNSDGILRRAPHFDNVEGFVKEENSLFPINTHVTPQGLVFVNFSSDPIPFDDWFSGLTSEMNEFDFSDYEYHMSYELDGKFNWKTLMDGYQECLHCPTTHPGLNTAFKMETYKVVPKNRYCRHFAKIVRQEKKVEKQDSSSWFGFKKETKEVKETKSNPGGEFDGLWVYLFPSNGINCYSPAWYSIRVLPITAKRTILQYDIYTKKGLEEDEKKEFVDFLQQVELEDFDLCELTQKNLNERIYSTGYLHPEKERGVLYYQGVVRDMVKEHFALEQAADQSIDPASVGTNPKNGEVEELEGICKSLECGKETVDW
- a CDS encoding CAAX prenyl protease, putative (Similar to S. cerevisiae STE24;~spliced gene); translation: MISLAESFAFLDSPSINWKTIIIGFTVGQYVFETYLDLRQYRVLQSKTAPKSIEKEVSQETFDKSQEYSRAKAQFSFFSSTFSLLQNLAILKYDLLPKTWTLAGTIMKGCAAILPKAMSGVITQSLFFVFTTQILTTLIGLPLSYYKNFVLEERFGFNKQTIGLWVSDMLKGIGISIVLGSPVIAGFLKIIEYFDDKFIFYLMGFILVVNLIAMTIVPTLIMPLFNKFTPLEDGELKTAIEKLASEQKFPLTKLFVIDGSKRSSHSNAYFTGLPWSKQIVLFDTLIEHNSTEETVAVLAHEIGHWKLNHLPKMITMMQGHLFLIFSLYSAFIHNKSLYTSFGFIKQQPILIGFMLFNDIFQPVECLLTFVQNLISRKHEYEADKYASDCGYSEELSRSLIKLSNENLSSMNADWLFSSYHYSHPILPERLSALGYVSKVKVKKDE